TCTGACCTATATccaacatattcacacacataaagttgatttttttttcaaacaaaaattcCTTTCATTTCAGGCAGAAAAATAACTCAATGGTTTGCATGGTAGTATTAGGACATTCATACCCATTACATCGCACTGGTCCTGGTTTGTATGTGCAGTTCAGATCTGGCATTTCCTGATTGTAATGCAAGGGGAAAATGCCCCCAATGACAAAGTCTCCACCAGCCATGAATCCTGGCTCAAAATTATTCTGCAGAGTGCACTGAGATTCTAAGGTTACACTGAAGATGGAAAAGTGGAGCACCAGGAGGCAAAGAAGTATTAGAGTCATCTTCAACATTGAATGTCTCTTTCCTTACAGTGTATCAAGAGTGAGCAGACAGCTATATTTTATATGCCACACACAGGCTGGCTCCCAAACAAGTCATGTGTCACAGTCACATGGTGACATGGCCTTACCCACAATTAGAATATTACTTGATTTGATATATTATGCATATCACTACAATTACctggattttgtgtgtgtatttgtaaaaCTAGATATTACGCttgtaatgtgtatattattgTGTAGTTTCCAAAATGTATGTTTCTTCACATTTGTTAAGTTGCTAAATCTGTTGCAATAGCACACATATTAACAGGTGAATGCTTTGTAATATCtagtttaatttaacataaatttgTTTTGCAAGCATGCAGTTTTATTACAAATACTTccattaataacaataaatgtatattcattataatatttattacaataattatattttattataataattccatCTCCTCACaggtattttaatgtttattgtagACATGTATctttataaacatatatttctaataataatatacaactACCAGACAAATGACAAGTAGTTTAGTATGAATAAAAGTGCCGccctacatacagtatataataaagaaaaattattttgttgcCTTTCCCATTAGATGTTGTTTGGTATTCTTTTCAGGTTTGACTAAAATAATATAACACTTTGGAGCAAATAAGCACAAAAGGAGGCCAAAACTAGAGgctaaaatggcaaatatttcaACAGCAGTAGTGAATTTACCAGGTGAACTTACATAGGCAGGTATAAATGCCAGCCACACTGCACAAAAAATTAACATGCTAAAAGTAATATATTTAGCTTCATTAAAATTTCCAGGCAATTTCCGAGCCAGAAAGGccaaaatgaaacacaaacaggCCAAAATGCCAATATAGCCTAGTACACACCAGAAGGCCAACTCAGATCCCACCCTGCAGTCCAGAATGATCTTAGAGCGCTgatactgtgtgtttctgtagggGAATGGAGGGGAGGATATGAGCCATGCAGCACAAATGATCATCTGGATCAGGGTGCAGCTAAAGATGATGATCCTCTGTTGTGTAGGCCCGAACCATTTCATCACATTGTTACCAGGCTGGGTGGCTGTGAAGGCAGCAAGAACCACTAAGGTTTTACCCAGGATGCAGGAGATGCAGAGGGAGAAGGTGATGCTGAAAGCAGTGTGGCGCAGCATGCATGACCAGGATGTGGGCTCTCCAATAAAGATCAATGCACACAGGAAACACAGGGTCAAGGAGAACAGGATGAAGAAGCTCAGTTCTGAATTGTTAATGCGCACTATGGGAGTTCCTCGATTATGCAAGAATATTGCTAGCACAGATGTTGTCAGACAAGACCCCACTATAGCTATCACCATCAAGACAATTCCCATTGTATCCCTGTGGGACAGGAACTCAATGACTTTGGGGATACATACTGTTCCTTTTGCATTGGACCAATAGTCTTCAGGACAAGCCATGCAGTCTATTGAATCTTCAAAGACAAATGCAAGGCAGAATATGAATCAGTTTAGCACATGATACATTAGCATTTTATGATTATTGTGTGATACATTGTCAagctatcatttaaaaaaaatacttttaaaaatagtatTTACATTTTCCAACATTACCTGTCTGATTACTAATCTTGCCACTGTCACATGGTACACAGTCAAAGCAGCACAAAGGCTCCCCATGACGAACAGCTTTCCTGAATCCCGGAGCACAGCTGTTACTGCAAATGGATACTGGCACCtaaatttacacaatataaaaaataaaacaaaatactcaatattaaaaaaaaaataaataaaaaataaaaacgttGATCTCAATAGTGAATAATATGGatttaaatgtgatataataGAGCCAATcaacaagtcttttttttttggaatggtTAGATGTTGCAGCTAAATTGagttaatatttgtattttaacatacaatgtacattgtgtgagCACCTTGCCTTACTCTGATTACCGGGCCACTTTACTTTTTGATCCTGGATAACCAGTTCTTTCCCAGCATCCATTGCACCATCATAAAGTCCCACTTTGATAAAGTCAATGTCTCCATTTGGGAGTCTCTGCCAATTGATCAGATCATAAGATGGAATCGAATCTCCTCTTATATCAAAGTTTACATGTTCATCAGAGATTGAGAAAGACACTTCCTGAAGGTAATGTTGAAGCTTTGATATTGAAAGAgaggatttaaaataaatgatgacaACTATGTTAAAGACATACTTGGATTTATGCATACATTCATCATCACAGAAGGATCAGTTCACCCAAATACTCTACCTGCCATGGATAAACATCATTGAAGTCCGCACATGCGGAATTATCAAAAGGTCCATTTCCAGGCACACACTGAAAGAGATTATGTAAGGAGTGAGCAATGGCATATACTGCTTTATACACGTTATAAGTGACACGAGGGTTGGAGGTGTTCATGTAGGCAGAATGCTGCTTGTTTATTGTTTCCTGCCCTGTGCAGTGGGGCAGTTGTGTACTACtgacagaagaagagaaagaagtgCAGCTGTAGAGAGCCTCCCACAGCTCCTGCACCAGGGGATTAGATGGGTACACCTGTGGGTTTACTGTCATCAGATATTCTTTCAGCCCTGGCACATACCCTTGGCGGACAGCAAATCCAATTGTTCCAGCTAAAAATGGATATGTTTCAGCTAATATTGAGGCTGTGACCCAGGCCTCACTGGCTACCCACTGGATTCCTGTGATATTTTGAGTTAAAAATTCTCTTAAGAAAGGGTAAAACTCCCCTTCTCCTGAAAACACCACCACAACCTTTGCTGTGGAATGTTTCATCACGTTTAGAATCTCATGGACCCGCTCCCTCTTGAAATCTTTAGGGATCATTTCATGATATGCCAGACATATATCAGTGTTTTCTATCTCTCGCTTCAGGCCTTGTAAAGCAAACCTGCCATAATCATGGTCTTCAGTGACCACTCCAATCCATGTCCAGTGAAATCTCTTCAAGAGCTGAGCAATGGCTTTCACTTGGTAGTCATCACTCGGGACTACTCTAAAAAATGTAGGGAATTGTTTACGATCACTTAGACAAGAGCAGGTTGAGAAGTAGCttatctgtgaaaaaaaaaaaatctttacatcTGAGCTTTGATAACCTTTTGTATTTTTAGATAACCAAATTGTATTTGTAACCATCTTGCATATCAGAAGAACATACTGAATTAGTagtgtacaaacaaaaatatctcCCTTTACCATAGGTATTCTGAAAGGTTGCAGTGTTCTAGAGACAACGATTGATTGTGAGGAACCAGATTCTCCAACTATGGCGAGTAAAGGACCACCATGAGTACACAATGAGGCCTGACCAACatcctggtcattcagtacagcCAGGACTGCCCTCTGAGCTGTAACCGGAGTAGCACAGGAATCAAAGATCCTGTATCCCAGAGTGTGGTTTGGCAGAAGAACTGTACTGTTGTTGATCTCATCTACAGCAAGCCTCATTGTCAAAGCCCAGCGTAATGCCCTGGAATCAAACCTAcagtataaatagacaaatagaCATTAAAATCCAGTGACagcatgaaatatttacatatatttaattaCAGACTCATGCctgatatttttgtaataataggtacactgagtgagtggagacacacatttgtttaaaaaaaaaaaaaaaaaaaaaaacaagaaacatcttttatattttttgatgTAAAAGACTACATCAAATGAATAGTTAATATTCTCACCCCTGACACTGTGCTGCCAAAGGTTTGCTTCTGTAGTCTGTTGTTGGTAGCTCCACTCTGTAGTGCAAAGGGAATATTCCTCCTATTGTGATATCTCCATCAGACTTGAATGCAGGTTGATCAAAGTCTCCTTGCAATGAACACTCTGATGATGGATCAGATACAGCTGAGCAAGGGAGGAAAAATGCAAGAAGTAAAAGATAAATCATTGCTCTGCCAACTTGCACACTGATGAAGATAATACTGACTGCCATGGCTTTATATAGGAGGTTTGACCCCATGCATCTCACTATGATTTGACACCACCCTGGATAACACTACTCAGGTGATCTCTGCTTATTATCTCCTACTTAGATCTGTTCACACAAGAAAGCCCTAAAACTAAAAATGCATCCTATTCTAAAAAGTATCTTGCCAAAAGTTATAATGCAATTTAAGGCCATAATGACTGACATATGGCTTAATATGTCATCAATATGGCTTACTCTTTCATTTGGATTTCTtaatcacatttattattattttcatgtgtattatattttttatatttttcttctaGTACCACAGGCTAATTAGTTTAAATATACACAGCAAAATCTCCAGTGTTGAATTAAAACCCAGAGTGAATTAACACcatacagtgtttatatatgCCCAGTTGGGTAGAAATGAACTCTGAAAGTGTTATATCATCACCctgggtgttaattcaacactgggaGATTTTCCTATGTACTCCCTACCAATAAATAGGCCTGCATGCCTTGAGTATGATAATGTGATAAATTAAAAGGGAAAGGGATAACACTAGATAACACCCACACTCCTCTGGATTCATCAGGCTGGTTAGGTGCTGCTAAACTGACGTGAACTCACAAATCAAATATTACCCCTACTGTCTGAAAGATCTGTGAATGAGctccatacagtatatataaatgtcatataattactgtgtataatttattatgaattaaatttctttgtcttcttatGCAATAAGAATAATGCAATAAGCTTCTTATGCAATAAGCTTATGGGATATGCAAACTTGACTGTACATtagtatacatttaaatattaatttttttattgtatgtaataatatcaataaaacaaaaaaaagtgagctGAGTGAATTTTTTGTAGTATGCAATTAGCACATATTGAAAGATTTATTCATAGATTGCATATTATATTGTGTATCACATACAGTCCCTGGTGGTTTAGACTAAGGATCCCGTGATCACACCACCGCggcctgggttcaattcctgggCAGGGAACAAACCCAGCCACttggagtgtactctcagtgctggtcccaagcctggataaaataggagggttgtgtcaggaagggcatccagcataaaacctatgccaaatcaaacatgcggaccaatgatccgctgtggcgacccctaacaggagcagctgaaagaacagcaacatattgtgtatcacattcagaaagagagatacaagctgatatttatttagcatatttatgAAGTCTTAAGCATTAAGTCTAAAGTCTTAGGACCCCTTTTTATACTAACTTagtcttagatgtttattttatgacttcttttTTAACATGCTGATAAATCTTAAAATGTTTGTACATcattaaagaaagtaacatattacataatagaCCGGCTGTCAGATTTTACctgcaaaaatataaacaagagTGATAGTCAAAATTTCCAGAAGAACTGTTTCTCCGAGATGCTTAAAAAAACCTATTTGCCAATATTCTCATAAAAATGCAAAGTATactactgatgcattttaaaGACAAAGAGTTGTCACAGCAAATACTAACTTTGTTTAGTTTCGTGCTGTTTACTACTCTTTATGGGTGatttttatgtagaaaacatctaattgcattattttttaaggtAATATATTATTTGATTACATTAACATAATCTGAAAAGCAGTTGAGCTGTCCTATTGTATAAAGAGACTGACAGTAGGAACAACAAATATCATTGGTTCACATGTTTCTCTGGGACAAGACTGTCCCCTGCTCATTATATATCCCCAGCTTTACCTATATAAGCCTATTTGTGCcatctttctgttttgtgtcaGTTATGGCATGCCATGGTAATTTGCTCGCATTCTGGtttcttttaaacacatttatgtgTTGTCAGTCCACAAACAAGGATGAGTGCATCTACCAGGGAGACGAAGGGACCCATAGTTTCTACAAGGGTGGAGATGTTATTTTGGGAGGCCTGTTCCCCCTGCACTACAGCCCTGTTTCTGCAGTGTGGTCTTTCCAAAGCAAACCTGAACCAACTGATTACAAGTAGTATGTGTCTGAAACTTTGAAAGATGCAAAGGGATATATTCACTACTAAATTATATTTAtctgctttctttcatttataatgCAATATCATTGTATCATTgtagttatttattataatttcttaAATGAACTTTTAATAGAGTTCATGTATGACATGTTTCTGAATATGCTGCAGCTTTAGTCCTCGAGCCCTGAGGTGGATGCGAACAATGACCTTTGCTGTGGCAGAGATAAATCAGAGACAGGACCTGTTACCAAATCTGTCTCTGGGATACCACATCCGGGACAGCTGCGATGACATACCTGTGTCAATAAAGAACTCACTTCTCCTGGTCAATGGGCAGCCAGAGAAAACAAGAGGATCTGGATGTGCAAACGCTATCAGGCAGCCCTCTCCTGTCATAGTAGGAGATGCTGCATCAGGGATATCCATGGCTGTGCTGAGAACACTAGGGTCATTCAGTATACCTTTGGTAAGGCAGAGTTTGTTATTTTGAATAAGCCATATGAAGCAAAAgcataattttaaattatatatatagatgtcTTCCCTTATGATTTGTAttgctgtaatattttattagcaCTAATAGGACCTTGCttatattttcttctttttgtacTTCATTATTGCTTATAAATGCAACAACAAATTAGAGACAGTAATGAATATCAACAAATTACTTTTACGTGttacatattttacttttttttgtttgtttttagtgtatttttttttttggccttttaGTGTTCTCACATGCTCATTTTAATATCCTCTCAGGTGAGCTACTTTGCATCTTGCTCGTGTTTGAGTAACAAGAAAGAGTTTCCCACATTTATGCGGACAATGCCAAGTGACGAATTTCAGATTAAAGCTTTAGCAAAGCTGGTCCATTACTTTCAGTGGACTTGGGTGGGGGTCATAGGAGTGGAGTCAGACTATGCTCGCTTTGCCATCCAGCTCTTTCTAAAGGAATCAGCCAGATACCATGTATGCCCCGCATATGTGCACTTTTACCCCGTCACACTCACTACAGAAGCAGTGCAGGAGTTGATGGGTGTTATTAAAGCCTCCACAGCCACAGTCATTCTAAACTTCTCTGGAGAATCAGAACTGCAAACTATTCTGAGAGAATGCAGGCAACAAAACATCACACATCTACAGTGGATTGCCAGTGAAGCTTGGGCAACATCACAGGCATTGTGGAATGAGTTCCATGATCTCTTACAGGGAACTCTAGGGTTTGCCATACGGAAGGGGGAAATTCCAAACCTTGGTGGATATCTCAGTGAGATGAATGCTTCCAGTGCTCAAACCTCACATTTTTTAGCAGAGTTCTGGGAGGAAATGTTCAACTGCCAGGTCAATGGATCATTAAACACTCATGTACACAGAACAGAGGCCCAGAACAGGGAAGCTTGTAGTGGGAGAGAGAGTCTGGACAATGTGTACTCTACCTTTACAGATGTATCACAGCTTAGAGTGTCCTACAATGTATACAAAGCTGTGTATCTCATAGCATATGCCTTACATGATATGAGTGCCTGTGTTCCAGGACAGGGCCCCTTTCAAAATGGGACATGTGGGAGTCTAAATCCCCTTCTGCcttggcaggtgtgtgtgagtgtatgaatgtgtatgtaagTATTTGTGAATATATTTTAAGATTATTCTATTTTTAGAATGTCCTAActtgtaatgtttaatgtatttattgcaaatCTGATAATATATCCATCTATATTGATcgaaaatatataatgaaatctAGAAACAATTGCTGTTTACATTCTATCAAACTGACTTCCCAATCTTCCCCAAAGCTGATAAGCTACATGAAGAGAACAAACTTCACAACACTAGGGGAGTTTGTGCACTTTGATGAGAATGGAGACCCCATTGCATCTTATGATCTGATGAACTGGCAGGTGGCAAGTGATGGCTTACTTCAGCTGGTGAAGGTGGGGTTCTATGATGCATCACTGAAGGAGGATAGTGATCTGGTCATAAATGAATCAATGATTATGTGGCAAAGAGACAATAAGGTGTGTGCTATTTCATTCATCACCAGATCATCTTTCATACGTTTacttattattcagtttttcTGCATTATTGTAATTCAAATAGAAGATATTATGTTTTGTGTCATGAAATGGCATAATACTGTTTGCTCAGTAGATTTTACATTAGGCATTTTAATCTCACATCAGATAAATATTTTGAACATATCCTTTcagtagatttatttatttttagtttgtttattcagaagaatatatatatatatatatatatatatatgtgtgtgtgtgtgtgtgtgtgtgtgtaaaactgtgaAATTCATGTGTCACCCCTCCCTCTGATGCAATTATTAGGCACCAGTATCAGTCTGCAGCAAAAGTTGTCTGCCAGGCTCCAGGAAAGCCAGGCGAAAGGGTGAACCTATCTGTTGCTTTGACTGCATACCATGTGCTGAGGGAGAGATTAGCAATCAAACAGGTGTGAACTGATTTCATTGGTCTTATTCTGATGTTTATGATCACGACAATGgaatacagcttttttttttatcaatttcCTCACAGACTCAAATGATTGTTTAAGATGTTCAAGGGAAACATGGCCAAACCAAGCCAGAGACAAATGCATGCCAAAGGGCCTGGAGTACCTGTCCTTCCAGGAGCCCTTGGGAATAGTTCTCCTGGCTGTTTCAACGTTTGGAGCTTGTTTGACTGCAGCAgtgctttgtgtgtttatgctctACAGAACTACTCCAGTAGTTCGAGGCAACAACATGGAACTCAGCTTCCTCCTACTCTTGTTTCTATGTGCATGCTTTCTGATTAGTCTGACATTCATTGGCAAGCCCACTGATTGGCTCTGCCAGATCAGGTTTACATCCTTTGGAGTCAGCTTTGCACTCTGCATTGCCTGCATCTTGGCTAAGACTGTAGTTGTTCTTATGGCTTTCAAGGCCACCCTACCTGGtagtaatgtaatgaaatggtTTGGTCCTGTTCAACAGAGGTTTAGTGTCATATTATGCTCTTTAGTTCAAGTACTTATTTGTATCATATGGCTGATGATTAAACCTCCCTCTGCTGCCTACACCACTGAATTTTTGAGTCCTACTATAATTGTAGAGTGCAAAGTGGGATCTGAGATAGgattttggtgtgtgttgggatACATTGGCCTACTTGCTTGCATGTGCTTTTTAATAGCTTTTTTGGCCAGAAAACTTCCAGACAATTTCAACGAGGCAAAATTTATCACATTCAGTATGCTCATCTTTTTTGCTGTGTGGATAACATTTATCCCTGTTTATGTGAGCACCCATGGAAAATATATGGTTGCTGTGCATGTCTTTGCCATCTTAGCTTCTGCCTTTGGATTGCTTCTGTGCATATTTGCTCCAAAGTGCTATGTTATTCTGTTGAGacctgaaaaaaacagcaaaaagcaTATGATGAAAAAATAGTGAAGAATCATTCACAAACCTAATTACACACATGAACAATTATTTTGAATcaagaaattaaaatgtattaattcaattcaattcaaatttatttgtatagcgcttttaacaatgaacactgtcacaatgcagctttacagaaataaattaattcaaattaaattaaatcaaaataaattgtaaatatgtgaatttatccctaatgagcaagccagaggtgatggtggcaaggaaaaactccctgagacgatatgaggaataatccttgagaggaaccagactcaaaagggaagtcatcctcatctgggtgctaacggatagtgcaattataaataaatcccttctgtgactgtgtactacatggacaaatagtgcaattgtgcaaccagtaaattcattacagttttcacatgaagtccagTTTGTTGAATGTATCCACTGTCCATTgatgagtgcaaaactgctcatggcaaccgcagccccaaaaccaccacagcaatcgcagtcccaagccataacagtacaactccccatatgagattcccaagccatctccacggcccccaagtggcaccatccccagcaatcccaatgatcttcaggccgtgcatgtggggccacccccagcagcagcgagtgatctACAACCCATAAGAactcaaccagaagtagggcatcgggatggatcaggcaggttcaaagagaaaaaggggtcaggatcactggtatctgaggagtagcatgtgtagcatGTGTATTAATCTGGaattgtaaaacattttatgcTGCAATAAACAATCAATCCTTTTAAACCACCACACATTTGATTGGTTACTTCAGCCTTCTGAATCAAAATGTGAAGAATTTGCCTCATTTTTCGATTAGAATATAGTTCAGATTAGACCAAATATTTTGCAATCTGGCAACATGGGAAATAGGAAATAGGAAACCTATGAGCATATAAGGTGgaattttttcaaataatatagCAGTTAAAGTCCACTGCTTGCTCTCTAGTCCCTATTCCCacaataatttttaaagaagTTTCAGTCTGCCTGTTTGATGATGCTCTTAATATTGTGAATCGTTCCCTGGAAACTGGAACCTTCCCAGAAGCTCTTAAATGTGCTGTTGTAAAACTGTTACTTAAGAAAAATTACTTAGATCCTATTATTCTCAATAATTTTAGACCGATTtctaatttatcatttttaaataagattttaGAAAACGTTGTTTTAAAACAGATTAATCAATATTTAGATCAATATAATTAGATTTCAATATGTGTGAGAAGTATCATTCAGGGTTCAGACATGGCCACTGCACTGAAGCTACATTACTAAAAGTAGTAAATGATCTCAGATTCAATACTGATAAGTGGAATACATCAGTCCTAGTCTTATTGGACCTAAGCGCAGCCTTTGGCACTCTAAATCACAGTATTCTGCTTGAGAGACTTCAAAACCTCATAGGCTTCTCCGGCTGTGTTTTAAGTTGGTTAGAGCCTATATTATTGgaagacaatttttttattcagttaggTGACTGTACTTCTGCAAAACGTGATATACTATATGGTGTCCCACAGGGGTCAATACTTGGACCAgtgttattttcattatatatgaTGCCTCTGGGTGACATCATtcaaaaacatgagaaaaaacatgaactacCATTTCTACGCTGATAACACTCAATTATATATCTCAGTGGAGCCTAATGACACAGATGCATTAAAGAAGCTATCT
The genomic region above belongs to Pangasianodon hypophthalmus isolate fPanHyp1 chromosome 6, fPanHyp1.pri, whole genome shotgun sequence and contains:
- the LOC113534596 gene encoding extracellular calcium-sensing receptor-like — encoded protein: MAVSIIFISVQVGRAMIYLLLLAFFLPCSAVSDPSSECSLQGDFDQPAFKSDGDITIGGIFPLHYRVELPTTDYRSKPLAAQCQGFDSRALRWALTMRLAVDEINNSTVLLPNHTLGYRIFDSCATPVTAQRAVLAVLNDQDVGQASLCTHGGPLLAIVGESGSSQSIVVSRTLQPFRIPMISYFSTCSCLSDRKQFPTFFRVVPSDDYQVKAIAQLLKRFHWTWIGVVTEDHDYGRFALQGLKREIENTDICLAYHEMIPKDFKRERVHEILNVMKHSTAKVVVVFSGEGEFYPFLREFLTQNITGIQWVASEAWVTASILAETYPFLAGTIGFAVRQGYVPGLKEYLMTVNPQVYPSNPLVQELWEALYSCTSFSSSVSSTQLPHCTGQETINKQHSAYMNTSNPRVTYNVYKAVYAIAHSLHNLFQCVPGNGPFDNSACADFNDVYPWQLQHYLQEVSFSISDEHVNFDIRGDSIPSYDLINWQRLPNGDIDFIKVGLYDGAMDAGKELVIQDQKVKWPGNQSKVPVSICSNSCAPGFRKAVRHGEPLCCFDCVPCDSGKISNQTDSIDCMACPEDYWSNAKGTVCIPKVIEFLSHRDTMGIVLMVIAIVGSCLTTSVLAIFLHNRGTPIVRINNSELSFFILFSLTLCFLCALIFIGEPTSWSCMLRHTAFSITFSLCISCILGKTLVVLAAFTATQPGNNVMKWFGPTQQRIIIFSCTLIQMIICAAWLISSPPFPYRNTQYQRSKIILDCRVGSELAFWCVLGYIGILACLCFILAFLARKLPGNFNEAKYITFSMLIFCAVWLAFIPAYVSSPGKFTTAVEIFAILASSFGLLLCLFAPKCYIILVKPEKNTKQHLMGKATK
- the LOC113534740 gene encoding extracellular calcium-sensing receptor-like gives rise to the protein MCCQSTNKDECIYQGDEGTHSFYKGGDVILGGLFPLHYSPVSAVWSFQSKPEPTDYNFSPRALRWMRTMTFAVAEINQRQDLLPNLSLGYHIRDSCDDIPVSIKNSLLLVNGQPEKTRGSGCANAIRQPSPVIVGDAASGISMAVLRTLGSFSIPLVSYFASCSCLSNKKEFPTFMRTMPSDEFQIKALAKLVHYFQWTWVGVIGVESDYARFAIQLFLKESARYHVCPAYVHFYPVTLTTEAVQELMGVIKASTATVILNFSGESELQTILRECRQQNITHLQWIASEAWATSQALWNEFHDLLQGTLGFAIRKGEIPNLGGYLSEMNASSAQTSHFLAEFWEEMFNCQVNGSLNTHVHRTEAQNREACSGRESLDNVYSTFTDVSQLRVSYNVYKAVYLIAYALHDMSACVPGQGPFQNGTCGSLNPLLPWQLISYMKRTNFTTLGEFVHFDENGDPIASYDLMNWQVASDGLLQLVKVGFYDASLKEDSDLVINESMIMWQRDNKAPVSVCSKSCLPGSRKARRKGEPICCFDCIPCAEGEISNQTDSNDCLRCSRETWPNQARDKCMPKGLEYLSFQEPLGIVLLAVSTFGACLTAAVLCVFMLYRTTPVVRGNNMELSFLLLLFLCACFLISLTFIGKPTDWLCQIRFTSFGVSFALCIACILAKTVVVLMAFKATLPGSNVMKWFGPVQQRFSVILCSLVQVLICIIWLMIKPPSAAYTTEFLSPTIIVECKVGSEIGFWCVLGYIGLLACMCFLIAFLARKLPDNFNEAKFITFSMLIFFAVWITFIPVYVSTHGKYMVAVHVFAILASAFGLLLCIFAPKCYVILLRPEKNSKKHMMKK